A window from Mycolicibacterium tokaiense encodes these proteins:
- a CDS encoding MFS transporter encodes MTLTASRPSVSAAVVAPPPPVLRLAVFALALGGFGIGTTEFVAMGLLPDIATGMNISEPVAGHVISAYALGVVIGAPVIAALTTHLSRRVLLLSLMAVFTLGNLATVLAPDYYTLIAARFVAGVPHGAYFGVAALVAARMMGPTRRAKAVAQVMTGLTIATVVGVPIASWLGQGLGWRSAFALVVVIGMLTLAAIWAWLPELGNSHISSPLTELSALKRPQVLLALAIGMVGFGGMFAVYTYVATTMTDVAGMSRGLVPLALMVFGAGMVVGNIVGGRLADASVIRSLYLTITSLGVMLALFVLAAHNPWTALLLLFGIAASGSAMAPALQTRLMDVAADAQTLAAALNHSALNVANAAGAWIGGLVIAAGFGYTAPAAAGAVLAAGALVVLTAAVLLQRKKGGAA; translated from the coding sequence GTGACCCTCACTGCTTCCCGCCCGTCGGTCTCTGCCGCCGTCGTCGCGCCGCCGCCACCTGTGCTCCGGCTCGCGGTCTTCGCGCTGGCCCTCGGCGGTTTCGGTATCGGAACCACCGAGTTCGTCGCCATGGGACTGCTGCCCGACATCGCGACCGGCATGAACATCTCCGAACCCGTCGCCGGCCACGTCATCTCCGCCTACGCGCTCGGCGTGGTGATCGGTGCTCCGGTGATCGCCGCGCTGACCACCCACCTGTCGCGTCGCGTGCTGCTGCTGAGCCTCATGGCGGTCTTCACGCTGGGCAACCTGGCCACCGTGCTCGCGCCCGACTACTACACGCTGATCGCGGCCCGGTTCGTCGCCGGCGTTCCCCACGGCGCCTACTTCGGAGTGGCGGCACTGGTCGCGGCCCGCATGATGGGACCGACCCGACGCGCCAAGGCCGTCGCGCAGGTGATGACCGGACTCACCATCGCCACCGTCGTCGGTGTGCCCATCGCGTCCTGGCTGGGCCAGGGCCTCGGCTGGCGCAGTGCCTTCGCGCTCGTGGTCGTGATCGGCATGCTCACCCTGGCCGCCATCTGGGCCTGGCTGCCGGAGCTCGGCAACAGCCACATCAGCAGCCCGCTGACCGAACTGAGTGCGCTCAAGCGGCCCCAGGTGCTGCTGGCGCTGGCCATCGGGATGGTCGGCTTCGGAGGCATGTTCGCCGTCTACACCTACGTGGCCACCACGATGACCGATGTCGCCGGTATGTCACGCGGCCTGGTGCCGCTGGCGCTCATGGTGTTCGGCGCGGGCATGGTGGTCGGCAACATCGTCGGCGGCCGCCTGGCCGATGCCTCGGTGATCCGCAGCCTCTATCTGACCATCACGTCGCTGGGGGTGATGCTGGCCCTCTTCGTGCTGGCCGCCCACAACCCGTGGACCGCGCTGCTGCTGCTGTTCGGTATCGCGGCCAGCGGATCGGCCATGGCACCGGCTCTGCAGACCCGGTTGATGGATGTCGCCGCCGACGCCCAGACGCTCGCCGCCGCGCTCAACCACTCCGCCCTCAACGTCGCCAACGCTGCCGGGGCCTGGATCGGCGGCCTGGTGATCGCGGCGGGCTTCGGATACACCGCACCTGCCGCGGCCGGGGCCGTGCTGGCCGCCGGTGCCCTGGTGGTGCTCACCGCTGCGGTGCTGTTGCAACGCAAGAAGGGGGGTGCGGCGTGA
- a CDS encoding YbdD/YjiX family protein: protein MGDNHYHRYVAHRARAHPGEPVIDEREYWRVRHAAADAHPGARCC, encoded by the coding sequence ATGGGCGACAACCACTATCACCGCTATGTGGCACACCGCGCCCGCGCACATCCAGGCGAGCCGGTGATCGACGAACGGGAGTACTGGCGGGTGCGCCACGCCGCCGCCGACGCACATCCCGGTGCGCGCTGCTGCTGA
- a CDS encoding carbon starvation CstA family protein encodes MASSSAPSQGVITEEQHDGNITYLRTDKNAPPVAIIDRSPITGKHRAIFAIVAVVGAVAWAVIAFFRGETVNAVWFVIAAICTYVIGFRFYARLIEMKIVRPRDEQATPAEVFENGTDYMPTDRRVLFGHHFAAIAGAGPLVGPVLATQMGYLPGTIWIIIGALVAGCVQDYLVLAISTRRRGRSLGQMARDELGVVGGVAAIVGVLVIMVILLAVLALVVVNALSESPWGVFSIAMTIPIAIFMGLYLRFLRPGRVSEVSLIGVVLLLLAVASGGWVAETDWGNEWFTLSKVALSWCIIIYGLAASVLPVWLLLAPRDYLSTFMKVGTIILLAIGIVLARPVMEAPAISSFAASGTGPVFAGSLFPFLFITIACGALSGFHSLISSGTTPKLLEKESQMRLIGYGGMLTESFVAIMALITACILNQHLYFVMNAPSAATGTTAETAAEYVNGLGLSGAPITPGEIDEAAASVGESSIISRTGGAPTLAFGMSEVLHQVFGGTALKAFWYHFAIMFEALFILTTVDAGTRVARFMLSDGLGNLGGPMKKLRNPSWRVGAWICSVVVVAAWGSILLMGVTDPLGGINTLFPLFGIANQLLAAIALTLVTVVVIKKGLLKWAWIPGVPLLWDLVVTLTASWQKIFSGDPKVGYWTQHFQYRNARDAGETAFGAAKDAGQLDAVIRNTFIQGSLSIIFAVLVVIVFVAGVVAALQAIRGRGLPLSEDDPVPSRIFAPSGMIATHAEKEVQKQWDAHVDSQASSVGSAPR; translated from the coding sequence ATGGCTTCATCTTCTGCGCCGTCGCAGGGCGTCATCACCGAAGAGCAGCACGACGGGAACATCACCTACCTACGCACCGACAAGAATGCACCACCGGTCGCGATCATCGACCGGTCCCCGATCACTGGCAAACACAGGGCGATCTTTGCGATCGTTGCCGTGGTGGGTGCGGTGGCGTGGGCGGTCATTGCGTTCTTCCGCGGTGAGACCGTCAACGCCGTCTGGTTCGTGATCGCCGCGATCTGCACCTACGTCATCGGATTCCGTTTCTACGCACGGCTTATCGAGATGAAGATCGTGCGGCCCCGCGACGAGCAGGCCACCCCGGCCGAGGTGTTCGAAAACGGCACCGACTACATGCCTACCGATCGCCGCGTGCTGTTCGGTCATCATTTCGCGGCGATCGCCGGCGCCGGCCCGCTGGTGGGCCCCGTGCTCGCCACCCAAATGGGTTATCTCCCAGGCACCATCTGGATCATCATCGGTGCGCTGGTGGCCGGCTGCGTCCAGGACTACCTGGTGCTCGCCATCTCGACGCGCCGCCGGGGCCGGTCCCTGGGCCAGATGGCCCGCGACGAACTCGGTGTGGTCGGTGGCGTCGCGGCAATCGTCGGTGTGCTGGTCATCATGGTGATCCTGCTGGCGGTGCTGGCGCTGGTGGTGGTCAACGCCCTCAGCGAGAGCCCCTGGGGCGTCTTCTCGATCGCGATGACCATCCCGATCGCCATCTTCATGGGGCTCTACCTCCGGTTCCTCCGGCCCGGGCGGGTGTCGGAGGTGTCCCTGATCGGCGTGGTCCTGCTGCTGCTGGCCGTGGCGTCCGGCGGCTGGGTCGCCGAAACCGATTGGGGCAACGAATGGTTCACGCTCTCCAAGGTGGCCCTGTCGTGGTGCATCATCATCTACGGGTTGGCAGCTTCGGTGCTGCCGGTCTGGCTGCTGCTGGCACCCCGCGACTACCTCTCGACGTTCATGAAGGTCGGCACCATCATCTTGCTGGCCATCGGGATCGTGCTGGCCAGGCCCGTGATGGAGGCGCCCGCCATCTCGAGCTTCGCAGCCAGCGGGACCGGTCCGGTCTTTGCCGGATCACTGTTTCCGTTCTTGTTCATCACCATTGCGTGCGGAGCGCTGTCAGGCTTTCATTCGCTGATCTCCTCAGGCACCACACCGAAGCTGCTGGAGAAGGAAAGCCAGATGCGGCTGATCGGTTACGGGGGCATGCTCACCGAATCGTTCGTGGCGATCATGGCGTTGATCACCGCCTGCATCCTGAACCAGCATCTGTACTTCGTGATGAACGCACCGTCCGCGGCCACCGGCACCACCGCGGAGACCGCCGCCGAGTATGTCAACGGTCTCGGCTTGTCCGGTGCACCGATCACACCCGGGGAGATCGACGAGGCTGCAGCGAGTGTTGGTGAGAGCTCGATCATCTCGCGTACCGGCGGCGCACCAACTCTGGCATTCGGCATGTCGGAGGTGCTGCATCAGGTCTTCGGCGGCACCGCACTCAAGGCGTTCTGGTACCACTTCGCGATCATGTTCGAGGCGCTCTTCATCCTGACCACCGTCGACGCCGGCACCCGCGTTGCCCGCTTCATGCTGTCCGACGGTCTGGGCAATCTCGGTGGCCCGATGAAGAAGCTGCGCAACCCCAGCTGGCGGGTCGGTGCCTGGATCTGCAGCGTCGTCGTGGTCGCCGCGTGGGGATCGATCCTGTTGATGGGGGTCACCGACCCGCTGGGCGGTATCAACACCCTCTTTCCGCTGTTCGGTATCGCCAATCAGCTGCTCGCCGCGATTGCGTTGACGCTGGTGACCGTGGTGGTGATCAAGAAAGGCTTGCTGAAGTGGGCCTGGATCCCGGGGGTTCCGCTGTTGTGGGATCTGGTGGTGACGCTCACCGCGTCGTGGCAGAAGATCTTCTCGGGTGACCCGAAAGTCGGCTACTGGACCCAACATTTCCAGTACCGCAACGCACGCGACGCCGGCGAGACCGCCTTCGGGGCGGCCAAGGACGCGGGGCAGCTGGATGCCGTCATCCGCAACACCTTCATCCAGGGCAGCTTGTCGATCATCTTCGCGGTCCTGGTTGTCATCGTGTTCGTCGCGGGAGTGGTGGCCGCGCTGCAGGCCATCAGGGGCCGGGGGCTACCACTGAGCGAGGACGATCCGGTGCCGTCCCGGATCTTTGCGCCGTCCGGCATGATCGCGACGCACGCCGAGAAGGAGGTGCAGAAACAATGGGACGCACACGTCGATTCGCAAGCGAGCTCGGTCGGTTCTGCGCCACGGTGA
- a CDS encoding DEAD/DEAH box helicase, translated as MTFADLGVSPALVRVLADRGIAQPFPIQSKTLPDTLAGRDVLGRGKTGSGKTLAFSLPLVSRLADTRTRAARPSGLVLAPTRELATQITAALEPLAKANGLTVTTIFGGVSQSRQVSALRGGVDIVVACPGRLEDLMRQREISLDAVEVTVIDEADHMADLGFLPGVTRILAATPSGGQRLLFSATLDNGVDKLVNRFLDQPVMHSIDEANSPVAAMTHHVFHVAGVDAKKRLVHQLASGTGRRILFMRTKHQARKLAKQLTDAGVPSVDLHGNLSQPARDRNLAAFSSGAARVLVATDIAARGVHVDDVELVVHVDPPMEHKAYLHRSGRTARAGSAGDVVTLVLPEQRRDTQALLRKAGITVKPEDVAPDSASVQALVGEVAPYQAPTPRVEQPQPQAHNRAGGSRRGGQGGRNRNGQSNARSGQPGARSGRGQSGGGRSQHGGRSNAARTR; from the coding sequence ATGACCTTCGCCGACCTCGGTGTGTCCCCGGCGCTGGTCCGCGTTCTCGCTGACCGCGGAATCGCCCAGCCCTTCCCGATCCAGTCCAAGACGCTGCCGGACACGCTCGCCGGGCGCGACGTGCTCGGGCGCGGAAAGACCGGCAGCGGAAAGACTTTGGCGTTCTCGCTGCCGCTGGTCAGCCGCCTCGCCGACACCCGCACCCGGGCGGCCCGCCCGTCCGGCCTGGTGTTGGCGCCCACCCGCGAGCTGGCCACCCAGATCACCGCGGCCCTCGAGCCGCTGGCCAAGGCCAACGGACTGACCGTCACCACCATCTTCGGCGGGGTGTCGCAGAGCCGTCAGGTCAGCGCCCTGCGCGGCGGTGTGGACATCGTGGTGGCCTGCCCCGGCCGCCTGGAAGACCTGATGCGCCAGCGTGAAATCAGCTTGGATGCGGTCGAGGTCACGGTGATCGACGAGGCCGACCACATGGCTGATCTCGGCTTCCTGCCCGGCGTCACCCGCATCCTGGCCGCCACCCCGTCCGGCGGGCAGCGGCTGCTGTTCTCGGCGACCCTCGACAACGGTGTCGACAAGCTCGTCAACCGTTTCCTCGATCAGCCGGTGATGCACTCCATCGACGAGGCCAACTCGCCGGTGGCCGCCATGACCCACCACGTCTTCCACGTGGCCGGGGTGGACGCCAAGAAACGTCTGGTGCACCAGCTGGCGTCGGGCACCGGCCGCCGAATCCTGTTCATGCGCACCAAGCATCAGGCCCGCAAGCTGGCCAAGCAGCTCACCGACGCCGGTGTGCCCTCGGTTGACCTGCACGGCAACCTTTCTCAGCCGGCCCGCGACCGCAACCTCGCCGCATTCAGCTCGGGCGCGGCCCGGGTGTTGGTGGCCACCGACATCGCCGCCCGCGGTGTGCACGTCGACGACGTGGAGCTGGTGGTGCACGTCGACCCGCCGATGGAACACAAGGCATACCTGCACCGCTCGGGCCGCACGGCACGGGCCGGCAGCGCCGGTGATGTCGTCACGCTGGTGCTGCCCGAGCAGCGCCGCGACACCCAGGCCCTGCTGCGCAAGGCCGGTATCACCGTCAAACCCGAAGACGTGGCGCCGGACTCGGCGTCGGTGCAGGCTCTCGTCGGTGAAGTGGCCCCCTACCAGGCCCCGACTCCCAGGGTCGAGCAGCCGCAGCCTCAGGCGCACAACCGCGCCGGCGGATCTCGTCGTGGTGGGCAGGGTGGCCGAAACCGCAATGGCCAGTCCAATGCACGCAGCGGCCAGCCCGGTGCGCGCAGCGGTCGCGGTCAGTCCGGCGGCGGACGCAGCCAGCACGGTGGCCGCAGCAACGCGGCACGCACCCGCTAG
- a CDS encoding ATP-dependent DNA ligase, translated as MLIADVAAASAEVGALSARLAKTSRIAEVLRRCSPGEVAVVVSWLSGELPQRQIGVGWAALRALPPPAQLATLTVSEVDAVFTDIGAMSGKGSAARRSAALGQLFGQATDVEQTFLRRLLGGELRQGALVGVMADAVAKAADLPTAVVRRAAMLGGALPAVAAAALSGGPDALAGFTLQVGRPVGPMLAQTATGVSEALDKLGGTAVFEAKLDGARVQIHRNGSDVTVYTRSLDDVTARLPEVVEATLALPAESLIADGEAIALRPDGRPHRFQVTASRFGRAERADQPLSVFFFDLLHLDGQDLLDQPAAARAEALTALVPAQHRVDRLQTSDAHAAQEFLELTLAAGHEGVMAKSPTASYEAGRRGAGWLKVKPVHTLDLVVLAVEWGSGRRTGKLSNIHLGARDPDGGFVMLGKTFKGMTDAMLDWQTTRFLELAVGPTDGYVVTVRPEQVVEIALDGVQTSTRYPGGMALRFARVVRYRDDKSPAEADTLDTVRALYLRNE; from the coding sequence ATGCTGATCGCCGATGTCGCCGCCGCCTCCGCCGAGGTGGGTGCTCTGTCGGCCCGGCTGGCCAAAACCAGTCGCATCGCCGAGGTGCTGCGCCGGTGTTCCCCGGGCGAGGTGGCTGTGGTGGTGTCGTGGTTGTCCGGCGAACTCCCCCAGCGCCAAATCGGTGTGGGCTGGGCGGCCCTGCGCGCGCTGCCACCACCGGCCCAGCTCGCCACTCTCACGGTGTCCGAGGTGGACGCGGTGTTCACCGACATCGGCGCGATGTCGGGCAAGGGTTCGGCGGCGCGGCGCTCTGCCGCGCTGGGGCAGTTGTTCGGCCAGGCGACGGACGTCGAGCAGACGTTCCTGCGCCGCCTTCTCGGTGGCGAGCTGCGCCAGGGTGCACTGGTGGGTGTCATGGCCGACGCCGTGGCCAAGGCCGCCGATCTGCCCACCGCGGTGGTGCGTCGGGCCGCGATGCTGGGCGGCGCCCTGCCCGCCGTCGCGGCGGCGGCGCTGTCCGGTGGTCCCGACGCACTGGCCGGGTTCACCCTCCAGGTGGGGCGGCCGGTGGGCCCCATGCTCGCCCAGACCGCCACCGGCGTCTCCGAGGCGCTCGACAAGCTGGGCGGCACAGCCGTTTTCGAGGCCAAGCTGGACGGTGCCCGGGTACAGATCCATCGCAACGGCTCCGATGTCACGGTCTACACCCGCAGTCTGGACGATGTCACCGCGCGCCTGCCGGAGGTGGTCGAGGCCACGTTGGCGTTACCCGCCGAGTCGCTGATCGCCGATGGTGAGGCCATCGCCCTACGCCCGGACGGCCGGCCGCACCGATTCCAGGTCACCGCATCGAGATTCGGTCGGGCCGAGCGGGCCGATCAACCACTGTCGGTGTTCTTCTTCGACCTGCTGCACCTCGACGGACAGGACCTGCTGGATCAGCCCGCCGCCGCACGAGCCGAGGCGCTGACCGCCCTGGTTCCGGCGCAACACCGGGTGGACCGGCTCCAAACCTCCGATGCGCACGCAGCCCAAGAGTTCCTTGAGCTCACACTGGCCGCCGGCCACGAAGGGGTGATGGCCAAGTCCCCCACCGCCTCGTATGAGGCGGGCCGGCGTGGCGCCGGGTGGCTGAAGGTCAAGCCGGTGCACACACTGGATCTGGTGGTGCTGGCTGTCGAGTGGGGTTCGGGTCGGCGCACCGGCAAGCTCAGCAACATCCACCTGGGCGCCCGCGACCCCGACGGCGGGTTCGTCATGCTCGGCAAGACCTTCAAGGGAATGACCGACGCCATGTTGGACTGGCAGACCACACGTTTCCTGGAGTTGGCGGTGGGGCCCACCGACGGCTACGTGGTGACGGTGCGCCCCGAGCAGGTGGTGGAGATCGCGCTCGACGGCGTGCAGACCTCGACCCGCTACCCCGGCGGCATGGCGCTGCGCTTCGCGCGTGTTGTCCGCTACCGAGACGACAAGTCTCCCGCGGAGGCCGACACCCTCGACACCGTGCGTGCGCTGTACCTCCGCAACGAGTGA
- a CDS encoding molybdopterin-dependent oxidoreductase, translating to MAAPAPGSRMLGGIAAAAVALGVAALAAIPLGSSADARNAVGSAVIDLTPGPVKEWAIQTFGTSDKLFLSAAVLAVIAIIAAITAVFETPRRPVGSIAIGLAGLAGCVAVFSRPDAGPFDILPTVLGTVCGIAVLRLLTSGRITNGERRPGDAPTVDPGRRLSLATIGFLGAGVLSGVLGAVLTRRVHSVDQDRATFAAPQPRTPAPPIPPEVQPAGVELPSFVTANDDFYRIDTALSVPQLAREEWTLRIHGMVDREVTFTFDDLSRFDVVEKAVTLACVSNPVGGDLISNAVWTGYRVRDLLAEAGIDPDADMVLSTSSDGFTAGTPVEALTDTRDALLAITMNGEPLPARHGYPARLVVPGLYGYVSATKWVVDLELTRFDKAEAYWTRLGWAPRGPIKTESRIDVPRSGQEVPPGPVTFGGVAWAQNRGVRAVEVRIDGPAGPGIWQPAELGASYSGDTWRLWSFPWQAGAVGQYTITVRATDNTGETQTEEQAGVIPDGATGWHEVSFSVR from the coding sequence ATGGCTGCTCCCGCGCCCGGATCGCGGATGCTGGGTGGAATCGCGGCGGCTGCCGTGGCACTCGGCGTCGCTGCACTGGCCGCGATCCCCTTGGGATCGTCTGCCGACGCCCGCAACGCCGTCGGCTCCGCGGTCATCGACCTGACTCCCGGCCCGGTCAAGGAATGGGCGATCCAGACCTTCGGCACCTCGGACAAGCTGTTCCTGTCCGCCGCGGTGCTGGCCGTCATCGCCATCATCGCGGCTATCACCGCGGTGTTCGAGACACCCAGACGCCCGGTCGGCAGCATCGCCATCGGGCTGGCGGGACTGGCGGGCTGCGTCGCGGTGTTCTCCCGCCCCGATGCGGGTCCGTTCGACATTCTGCCCACCGTGCTCGGGACCGTGTGCGGCATCGCCGTGCTGCGCCTGCTCACCTCCGGCCGGATCACCAACGGTGAACGCAGGCCCGGCGATGCGCCCACCGTCGACCCGGGGCGGCGGTTGTCCCTGGCCACCATCGGTTTCCTGGGCGCCGGGGTGCTGTCCGGGGTGCTGGGCGCCGTGTTGACCCGCCGTGTCCATTCGGTGGACCAGGACCGGGCGACGTTCGCGGCGCCGCAACCCCGCACGCCGGCGCCGCCGATCCCGCCGGAGGTACAGCCCGCCGGCGTCGAACTGCCCAGCTTCGTCACGGCCAACGACGACTTCTACCGCATCGACACCGCGCTGAGCGTGCCGCAACTGGCGCGCGAGGAGTGGACGCTGCGCATCCACGGCATGGTGGACCGGGAGGTCACCTTCACCTTCGACGACCTGTCCCGGTTCGACGTGGTGGAGAAGGCCGTCACACTGGCGTGCGTGTCCAATCCCGTTGGCGGTGACCTGATCTCCAACGCGGTTTGGACCGGGTACCGGGTGCGCGATCTGCTCGCCGAGGCCGGGATCGACCCGGACGCCGACATGGTGCTGTCCACGTCGTCGGACGGGTTCACGGCGGGGACACCGGTGGAGGCGCTGACCGACACCCGCGACGCCCTGCTGGCCATCACCATGAACGGCGAGCCGCTGCCGGCGCGGCACGGCTACCCGGCCCGGCTGGTGGTGCCGGGCCTCTACGGGTACGTCTCGGCCACCAAATGGGTGGTGGACCTGGAACTGACCCGGTTCGACAAGGCCGAGGCCTACTGGACCCGGTTGGGCTGGGCCCCGCGCGGGCCGATCAAGACCGAATCCCGCATCGACGTCCCGCGCAGCGGCCAGGAGGTGCCACCCGGGCCGGTCACGTTCGGCGGGGTGGCGTGGGCGCAGAACCGGGGGGTGCGCGCTGTGGAGGTACGCATCGACGGACCGGCCGGCCCCGGTATCTGGCAGCCCGCGGAGTTGGGCGCCAGCTACTCCGGCGACACCTGGCGGCTGTGGAGCTTTCCGTGGCAGGCCGGCGCTGTTGGGCAGTACACCATCACCGTCCGGGCGACCGACAACACCGGGGAGACCCAGACCGAGGAGCAGGCCGGGGTGATCCCCGACGGCGCGACGGGTTGGCACGAGGTGTCGTTCTCGGTGCGGTGA
- a CDS encoding ROK family transcriptional regulator: protein MRRPRTASGSSGTPASAGEIFALIRDAVATTRSDIRRITGLSRTAVAARVADLTDRGLVVERQEGLSTGGRPPTLLAFNSDAGAVLAAAIGRSRTHLAVCNLAGRMLAVTDIDEHVGVGPEQLMPQLVKRLEALVTEAGLLPSAVLGVGVSLPGTVDQERGCSLDSPVMNGWDGVPLGPYFRDLTAAPVLVDNDANVMALAERHGEYRGVDDLVLLKLSTGLGAGIISGGMLQRGAVGAAGEYGHNKVPAAHNLSCRCGDTGCLETVASGWALVRALRDQGHDVGHLRDVIDLANRGDSEARRLIRESGRLVGEAVSPLVNVLNPAVLVIGGDMMGAYDLLVAGLREALYGNATALATRTLQVVPATHGERSSVIGSAALILDTILDADAIDAALQSGR, encoded by the coding sequence ATCCGTCGGCCGCGCACCGCTTCAGGGTCCTCAGGGACGCCGGCCAGCGCCGGCGAGATCTTCGCGCTGATCCGCGACGCGGTGGCCACCACCCGTTCCGACATCCGCCGGATCACCGGCCTGTCGCGCACTGCGGTGGCTGCCCGGGTTGCCGACCTCACCGACCGCGGACTGGTGGTGGAAAGGCAGGAGGGCCTGTCCACCGGTGGGCGGCCACCGACGCTGCTGGCCTTCAACTCCGACGCCGGCGCGGTGCTGGCCGCCGCCATCGGCCGCAGCCGCACCCATCTGGCCGTGTGCAACCTCGCCGGCCGGATGCTGGCTGTCACCGACATCGACGAGCACGTGGGCGTGGGTCCCGAACAGTTGATGCCGCAGTTGGTCAAGCGTCTCGAGGCACTGGTGACCGAAGCCGGCCTGCTGCCGTCCGCGGTACTCGGCGTCGGGGTCAGCCTGCCCGGCACCGTCGACCAGGAACGCGGCTGCAGCCTGGACTCACCGGTGATGAACGGGTGGGACGGAGTTCCGCTGGGGCCTTACTTCCGCGACCTCACCGCCGCGCCGGTCCTGGTGGACAACGACGCCAACGTGATGGCGCTGGCCGAACGTCACGGTGAGTACCGCGGCGTGGACGACCTGGTGTTGCTCAAGCTCTCCACCGGCCTGGGCGCCGGCATCATCTCCGGCGGCATGCTGCAGCGCGGCGCAGTGGGCGCCGCAGGGGAATACGGGCACAACAAAGTTCCTGCTGCGCACAATCTCTCGTGCCGATGCGGAGACACCGGCTGCTTGGAGACCGTGGCCAGCGGGTGGGCGTTGGTGCGCGCGCTGCGCGACCAGGGACACGACGTCGGGCATCTACGCGACGTCATCGACCTGGCCAATCGCGGTGACTCCGAAGCCCGGCGATTGATCAGAGAAAGCGGACGCCTTGTGGGCGAAGCGGTTTCACCGTTGGTCAACGTGCTCAACCCTGCCGTCCTGGTGATCGGCGGCGACATGATGGGCGCCTACGACCTGTTGGTGGCCGGTCTGCGCGAGGCGCTCTACGGCAACGCCACCGCGCTGGCCACCCGCACGTTGCAGGTGGTTCCCGCCACCCACGGTGAGCGATCGTCGGTGATCGGGAGCGCGGCACTCATCCTCGACACCATCCTGGACGCAGACGCCATCGATGCCGCGCTACAGTCGGGGCGCTGA
- a CDS encoding diphosphate--fructose-6-phosphate 1-phosphotransferase → MRAAADAMTPWRRGPGDEVWTYRYLRIGLVGAVVFLAVSVAITTATTGRWQPSISAYFYTTSHAALTGALCAVGLGLIAYKGSTATEDVLSNSAGFLAFIVALVPTARPPCAGTPASCGLWLPELGNATAAVPNNLTALAAATAVGIAFYAAVRAIDPAPQPRWPAPHPAQGWVWLAHAVQAVLVLAGLGVLWRWPGVFVEWAHDVAAIAMFAAIIAVVAHYAWYSARRPKRPGAGPRKITQAYVVIVGVMTIALVAAALLQPGGVVLIVEAILVTGFAAFWCVQTVDLWDNEDKYCRIGHTGSSGFQLPPPGAVG, encoded by the coding sequence GTGCGCGCTGCTGCTGACGCGATGACGCCGTGGCGCCGGGGTCCCGGCGACGAAGTGTGGACTTACCGATACCTGCGGATCGGATTGGTCGGCGCGGTGGTGTTTCTGGCCGTCTCGGTGGCCATCACCACCGCGACCACCGGCCGGTGGCAGCCGTCGATCAGCGCCTACTTCTACACCACCTCGCACGCGGCGCTCACCGGTGCGCTCTGCGCGGTGGGCCTCGGCCTGATCGCCTACAAGGGCAGCACAGCCACCGAAGATGTCCTGTCGAACTCGGCGGGCTTTCTGGCATTCATCGTCGCGCTGGTGCCGACCGCCCGCCCGCCGTGCGCCGGAACGCCTGCGTCGTGCGGGCTGTGGCTGCCCGAACTGGGGAACGCGACCGCAGCCGTCCCGAACAATCTCACCGCCTTGGCGGCCGCCACCGCAGTGGGTATCGCGTTCTACGCCGCCGTGCGGGCCATCGATCCCGCCCCGCAACCACGGTGGCCGGCCCCGCACCCCGCGCAGGGCTGGGTGTGGCTGGCACACGCGGTGCAGGCCGTGCTGGTGCTCGCCGGTCTTGGGGTGCTGTGGCGGTGGCCTGGGGTGTTCGTCGAGTGGGCCCATGACGTGGCTGCCATCGCGATGTTCGCCGCGATCATCGCCGTGGTGGCGCACTACGCGTGGTACTCCGCGCGCCGGCCGAAGCGCCCGGGTGCTGGACCGCGGAAGATCACCCAGGCCTATGTCGTGATCGTCGGGGTCATGACGATCGCCCTGGTGGCCGCGGCGCTGCTGCAGCCCGGTGGGGTGGTGTTGATCGTCGAGGCCATCCTGGTGACGGGATTTGCCGCGTTCTGGTGTGTCCAGACCGTCGATCTGTGGGACAACGAGGACAAATACTGCCGGATTGGTCACACCGGCTCGTCGGGATTCCAGCTGCCACCGCCTGGTGCGGTAGGCTGA